A single genomic interval of Metasolibacillus fluoroglycofenilyticus harbors:
- the rpoE gene encoding DNA-directed RNA polymerase subunit delta: MNLREMTKEQLAEESLIDLAYAILEERKSPLLFADLLKEIQVYNGLSDAEMKTRLIQFYTDMNIDGRFLLNHENGWGLRIWYKIETIEEETAPTVKVRKKKSKQVEDEDEEIEDLDEEDIGFEEDFDEFVEEEEEIEEELIDFDDEEIEDIDAEIDEDLIEEEDEFLIDEEEELEEDEENEE; the protein is encoded by the coding sequence TTGAACCTTCGTGAAATGACAAAAGAACAATTAGCTGAAGAATCACTAATCGACTTAGCATACGCAATTTTAGAAGAAAGAAAATCACCACTATTATTCGCCGATTTATTAAAAGAAATTCAAGTGTATAATGGTCTATCAGATGCTGAAATGAAAACACGCTTAATACAATTTTATACAGATATGAACATAGATGGTCGCTTCTTATTAAACCATGAAAATGGCTGGGGCTTACGCATTTGGTATAAGATTGAAACAATTGAAGAGGAAACTGCTCCAACAGTTAAAGTACGTAAGAAGAAGTCGAAGCAAGTAGAAGATGAGGATGAAGAAATTGAAGACCTCGATGAGGAAGATATCGGCTTTGAAGAAGACTTCGACGAGTTCGTAGAAGAAGAGGAAGAAATTGAAGAAGAGCTAATCGATTTTGATGATGAAGAAATCGAAGATATCGACGCTGAAATCGACGAGGACTTAATTGAGGAAGAAGATGAATTCCTTATCGATGAGGAAGAAGAATTAGAGGAAGATGAAGAGAACGAAGAGTAA
- a CDS encoding CTP synthase, translating into MTKYIFVTGGVVSSLGKGIVAASLGRILKNRGLEVTIQKFDPYLNIDPGTMSPYQHGEVFVTDDGAEADLDLGHYERFIDINLGKHSTVTSGKVYQSVLNKERRGDYNGGTVQVIPHVTNEIKERIQRAGRETSADVVITEIGGTVGDFESLSFLEAIRQMRTNLGHNNVMYVHCTLMPYIKAAGEMKTKPTQHSVKELRSLGIQPNIIVLRTEQPVPQEMKEKIALFCDVRPSDIIESRDAEHLYEVPLNLLAQGFDQIVLDHFGIEAPKADMEDWKELVHKVKNLGNKTRIALVGKYVELQDAYISVVEALKHAGYVYDSDIEIDWINAEEVTAANVEQILNKADGILVPGGFGDRGIEGKIEAIRYARENDVPFLGICLGMQLATIEFARNKMGLEGANSTELDKETKYPIIDFLADQSEDTDLGGTLRLGLYPCKLREGSVARHAYNDEELVYERHRHRYEFNNEFREAMEAEGIVFSGVSPDNKLVEIIELPDKKFFVAAQFHPELISRPQRPQPLFREFVGAAFNNK; encoded by the coding sequence ATGACAAAGTATATTTTCGTAACAGGCGGCGTTGTATCTTCATTAGGAAAAGGAATCGTAGCGGCATCATTAGGTCGCATATTAAAAAATCGTGGATTGGAAGTAACGATTCAAAAATTCGACCCATACTTAAATATCGACCCAGGCACGATGAGCCCATACCAGCACGGAGAAGTTTTCGTAACAGACGATGGTGCTGAGGCTGACTTAGACTTAGGGCATTATGAGCGCTTTATCGATATCAACCTTGGCAAACACTCAACGGTTACGTCAGGTAAAGTATATCAATCTGTTTTAAATAAAGAACGACGTGGCGATTATAACGGTGGCACTGTTCAGGTAATTCCTCATGTAACAAATGAAATTAAAGAACGCATTCAACGTGCGGGTCGCGAAACTTCGGCAGACGTTGTGATTACAGAAATTGGCGGTACTGTAGGAGACTTTGAATCGCTTTCATTTCTAGAGGCAATACGCCAAATGCGTACAAACTTAGGACATAATAATGTTATGTACGTTCACTGTACATTGATGCCGTACATTAAAGCGGCGGGCGAAATGAAAACAAAGCCAACTCAACACTCTGTGAAAGAATTGCGCTCATTAGGTATTCAGCCAAACATTATCGTCTTGCGTACAGAGCAGCCTGTACCGCAAGAAATGAAGGAAAAAATTGCACTATTTTGTGACGTTCGACCATCAGATATTATTGAATCACGTGATGCAGAGCATTTATACGAAGTACCACTAAATTTATTGGCACAAGGCTTTGACCAAATTGTATTAGACCATTTTGGTATTGAAGCGCCAAAAGCAGATATGGAAGATTGGAAAGAGCTTGTTCATAAAGTGAAAAATTTAGGGAATAAAACTCGCATTGCTTTAGTAGGAAAATACGTAGAGCTTCAAGATGCCTATATTTCTGTAGTTGAAGCATTAAAGCATGCCGGCTATGTATATGACTCGGATATTGAAATTGATTGGATTAATGCCGAGGAAGTAACGGCTGCGAATGTAGAGCAAATATTAAATAAAGCGGATGGTATTTTAGTACCGGGTGGCTTTGGTGATCGTGGTATTGAAGGGAAAATCGAAGCAATTCGCTATGCGCGTGAAAATGATGTTCCATTTTTAGGTATTTGCTTAGGGATGCAGCTTGCGACAATTGAATTCGCACGCAATAAAATGGGCTTAGAAGGTGCGAATTCTACAGAATTAGATAAAGAAACAAAATATCCGATTATCGATTTCCTAGCAGACCAATCCGAGGATACAGATTTAGGCGGTACTTTACGTTTAGGCTTATATCCATGTAAGCTAAGGGAGGGTTCAGTAGCGCGCCATGCCTACAATGATGAAGAATTAGTTTATGAGCGCCATCGTCACCGTTATGAATTCAACAATGAATTCCGTGAGGCGATGGAGGCGGAAGGTATTGTCTTTTCAGGTGTTTCACCAGATAATAAGCTAGTGGAAATTATCGAGCTTCCAGACAAAAAGTTCTTTGTAGCTGCACAATTCCACCCAGAGCTCATTTCACGTCCGCAACGTCCACAACCGCTATTCCGTGAGTTTGTTGGTGCGGCATTTAACAATAAATAA
- a CDS encoding DUF2529 family protein produces MSKILTTQLTGVLQKIQQNEEDAIEETARLLAQAAIGQGTVYFACFGEMQGVAQNAQLSAEPMTKMALWTDDAVITEADRVCIFTRHANDAQALALAEQLYDAFIPFAAIASERADDNNKLSELAYTYVSLNLRGAILPHPTKLGARIVMPHLLVALFVYEAIKLSYDEMLAVDDEADDEIQSPFG; encoded by the coding sequence ATGTCGAAAATTTTAACAACACAACTAACAGGTGTATTGCAAAAAATTCAACAAAACGAAGAGGATGCCATCGAGGAAACAGCTCGCCTATTAGCACAAGCTGCTATCGGGCAAGGAACTGTCTATTTTGCCTGTTTTGGTGAAATGCAGGGGGTAGCACAAAATGCGCAACTTTCAGCCGAACCAATGACAAAAATGGCTTTATGGACAGACGATGCAGTTATTACTGAAGCCGACCGAGTATGTATTTTTACTCGACATGCTAACGATGCGCAAGCTCTTGCATTAGCAGAGCAGCTATATGATGCGTTTATTCCTTTTGCAGCAATTGCTAGTGAACGTGCAGATGATAATAATAAGTTAAGCGAGCTCGCTTATACTTACGTCTCCCTAAATTTACGTGGAGCCATTTTGCCTCATCCAACAAAGCTTGGGGCACGTATTGTAATGCCACATTTACTAGTCGCGCTTTTCGTCTATGAGGCAATTAAGCTGTCTTATGACGAAATGCTTGCAGTGGATGATGAGGCAGACGATGAAATTCAGTCGCCTTTTGGTTAA
- a CDS encoding response regulator encodes MVAKILIVDDQQGIRLLLNEVFKKEGYETYLASNGIEALNIFKNEEIDCVLLDMKIPGMNGIEILRELRAQSDVINVVMMTAYGEQQLIDEAFQLGATKYFTKPFNIFEVRDAVNEILNNRKNEGV; translated from the coding sequence ATTGTGGCAAAAATACTTATTGTAGACGATCAACAAGGGATTCGACTATTGTTAAACGAAGTTTTCAAAAAAGAGGGATATGAAACGTATTTAGCGTCAAATGGAATTGAAGCATTAAATATATTTAAAAATGAAGAAATTGATTGCGTCTTGCTTGATATGAAAATTCCCGGCATGAATGGAATTGAAATATTACGTGAATTACGTGCGCAAAGCGATGTAATAAATGTTGTTATGATGACAGCCTACGGTGAACAACAACTAATTGATGAGGCATTTCAACTAGGAGCAACAAAGTATTTTACCAAACCATTTAATATTTTTGAAGTGCGCGATGCAGTCAATGAAATACTAAATAACCGTAAAAATGAAGGTGTTTGA
- a CDS encoding class II fructose-bisphosphate aldolase translates to MALVSMKEMLIKAKAEGYAVGQFNINNLEFTQAILQAAQEENSPVILGVSEGAGKYMGGFIAVVHMVKGLIESYKITVPVAIHLDHGSSFEKCKEAIDAGFTSVMIDASHHPFDENVSTTKAVVEYAHAKGVSVEAELGTVGGEEDGVIGGIIYADPAECKRLVEATNIDCLAPALGSVHGPYKGEPNLGFTEMEEISKLADLPLVLHGGTGIPTKDIQRSISLGTAKINVNTENQIAATKAIREVLANDTKVYDPRKYLTPAREAIKTTVVGKMREFGSSQKA, encoded by the coding sequence ATGGCATTAGTTTCGATGAAAGAAATGTTAATTAAAGCAAAAGCAGAAGGTTACGCAGTAGGACAGTTCAATATTAATAACTTAGAATTCACACAAGCCATTTTACAAGCTGCACAAGAAGAAAATTCACCAGTTATTTTAGGTGTATCGGAAGGTGCCGGGAAATATATGGGTGGCTTTATTGCGGTTGTTCATATGGTAAAAGGTTTAATCGAATCCTATAAGATTACAGTACCTGTGGCAATTCATTTAGACCACGGCTCGAGCTTTGAAAAATGTAAAGAGGCAATCGATGCAGGCTTTACTTCTGTTATGATTGATGCTTCTCACCATCCATTCGATGAAAATGTGAGTACAACTAAGGCTGTTGTGGAGTATGCGCATGCAAAAGGCGTATCTGTTGAAGCGGAGCTTGGCACAGTTGGTGGGGAAGAAGATGGCGTCATCGGTGGTATTATTTATGCAGATCCAGCCGAATGTAAGCGACTAGTAGAAGCAACGAATATTGATTGCTTAGCACCAGCATTAGGCTCTGTGCATGGACCATACAAAGGAGAGCCAAATTTAGGTTTTACTGAAATGGAGGAAATCTCTAAATTAGCAGACCTTCCATTAGTATTACACGGTGGAACAGGTATCCCAACAAAGGATATTCAACGTTCTATTTCATTAGGTACAGCGAAAATTAACGTCAATACAGAAAATCAAATTGCGGCAACAAAAGCAATTCGTGAAGTGCTAGCAAATGATACAAAGGTATATGACCCACGTAAATATTTAACACCTGCACGTGAAGCAATTAAAACAACAGTAGTTGGGAAAATGCGTGAATTCGGCAGCTCTCAAAAAGCATAA
- the fsa gene encoding fructose-6-phosphate aldolase, giving the protein MKFFIDTANFEEIKEAYSWGILSGVTTNPSLVAKEPGVNFHDRLKEIAELVDGSVSGEVISLDAEGMIREGEELAAIHPNITVKLPMTPEGLKACKHFSEKGIKTNVTLIFSANQALMAARAGATYVSPFLGRLDDIGHNGVELISTIADIFTIHDIKTEIIAASIRHPQHITDAALAGAHISTTPFKVLQQLFNHPLTDKGIEGFLADWSKRQGQ; this is encoded by the coding sequence ATGAAATTTTTTATTGATACAGCAAACTTTGAAGAAATCAAAGAAGCCTACTCATGGGGGATTTTATCTGGTGTTACGACAAACCCATCGCTAGTAGCAAAGGAGCCAGGTGTTAACTTCCATGATCGCCTAAAGGAAATCGCAGAGCTTGTTGACGGCTCAGTTTCTGGTGAGGTTATTTCTTTAGATGCTGAAGGAATGATTAGAGAAGGCGAGGAGCTAGCTGCAATTCATCCAAATATTACAGTGAAGCTACCGATGACGCCAGAAGGTTTAAAGGCATGTAAACATTTCTCTGAAAAAGGTATTAAAACAAACGTAACGCTTATTTTCAGCGCCAATCAAGCTTTAATGGCTGCCCGCGCAGGTGCAACTTACGTCTCTCCATTTCTAGGTCGTTTAGATGATATCGGACATAATGGTGTAGAGTTAATTTCTACAATTGCAGATATTTTCACGATACACGATATTAAAACAGAAATCATTGCTGCATCAATCCGTCACCCACAGCATATTACAGACGCAGCTCTAGCTGGTGCTCATATCTCAACAACACCATTTAAAGTATTACAGCAATTATTCAACCATCCATTAACAGATAAAGGAATTGAAGGGTTTTTAGCGGACTGGTCAAAGCGCCAAGGACAATAA
- a CDS encoding UDP-N-acetylglucosamine 1-carboxyvinyltransferase, producing the protein MDVYKITGQRRLKGTVKVSGAKNSAVALIPASILASSSVTIEGIPAISDAWTLKALLEEIGGEVSFEDGQMTVDPSKMTAMPLPNGNVKKLRASYYMMGAMLGRFKKAVIGLPGGCFLGPRPIDQHIKGFEALGATVSNEHGAIYLRADELIGAKIYLDVASVGATINIMLAAVRAKGRTVIENAAKEPEIIDVATLLTNMGAKIKGAGTSVIRIDGVEDLHGTNHTIIPDRIEASTFTIMAAAIGDGVTIDNVIPLHLESLVAKLREMGVKVEIGEESIFIPKQTTDLTAVDIKTLVYPGIATDIQQPLSVLLTQANGSSKVTDTIYSARFKHIDELRRMNANARVEGNTAIIQGPTQLQGSTVTATDLRAGAALVLAGLIAEGETEIHDIYHIERGYGGLIEKLCALGAEIHRETIVHTSK; encoded by the coding sequence ATGGATGTTTATAAAATCACAGGACAACGACGTTTAAAAGGTACAGTGAAAGTTAGTGGAGCCAAAAATAGTGCAGTTGCTTTAATTCCGGCATCAATCCTAGCGAGTTCCTCCGTCACAATTGAAGGAATCCCTGCAATTTCAGACGCATGGACATTGAAAGCTTTACTAGAAGAAATTGGTGGGGAAGTGTCATTCGAGGACGGGCAAATGACAGTTGACCCAAGCAAGATGACAGCAATGCCACTGCCAAATGGCAATGTGAAAAAGCTACGTGCCTCATACTATATGATGGGCGCAATGCTAGGTCGCTTTAAAAAAGCAGTTATTGGCTTACCTGGAGGCTGTTTCTTAGGACCACGCCCAATTGACCAGCATATTAAAGGCTTTGAGGCATTAGGTGCAACAGTGTCAAATGAGCATGGTGCAATTTATTTACGTGCTGACGAATTGATAGGTGCGAAAATTTATTTAGACGTAGCAAGTGTAGGTGCAACTATTAATATTATGCTTGCCGCTGTTCGCGCAAAAGGACGCACAGTTATTGAGAATGCTGCGAAAGAACCAGAAATTATTGACGTTGCCACATTGTTAACAAATATGGGTGCGAAAATTAAAGGTGCAGGTACGAGCGTGATTCGCATTGATGGTGTAGAGGACTTACATGGTACAAATCATACGATTATTCCCGACCGTATTGAAGCCTCTACCTTTACGATTATGGCGGCAGCTATTGGTGATGGTGTCACAATTGATAACGTCATCCCATTGCATTTAGAGTCATTAGTAGCTAAATTAAGGGAAATGGGCGTTAAAGTAGAAATAGGAGAAGAAAGTATTTTTATACCAAAGCAAACAACTGATTTAACTGCTGTCGATATAAAAACACTTGTTTATCCTGGTATTGCCACAGATATTCAGCAGCCTTTATCTGTGCTACTAACACAAGCAAATGGCTCTTCAAAAGTAACGGATACAATCTATTCTGCAAGATTTAAGCATATTGACGAGCTGCGTAGAATGAATGCAAATGCACGAGTTGAGGGCAATACAGCAATTATTCAAGGGCCTACACAATTGCAAGGCTCAACTGTCACTGCCACAGATTTACGTGCGGGTGCAGCATTAGTATTAGCTGGATTAATTGCAGAAGGCGAAACAGAAATTCACGACATTTACCATATCGAGCGGGGTTACGGTGGATTGATTGAAAAACTTTGTGCACTTGGAGCGGAAATTCACCGTGAAACAATTGTACATACAAGCAAATAA
- the glpX gene encoding class II fructose-bisphosphatase, giving the protein MERSLSMEVVRVTEAAAIASAKWMGRGEKVAADDAATTAMRTMFDTIPMHATVVIGEGEMDEAPMLYIGEELGLRNGGPEVDIAVDPLEGTNIIAKGANGAMTVLAIADRGNLLNAPDMYMDKIAVGPEAAGKIDINASVTYNLLQVAKAKNKNVSDVVATLLDRPRHQAIVDEIREAGARIKFIQDGDVGAAINTAFDETGIDIMFGIGGAPEGVISAVALKCLGGDFQAKLVPENEEQLERCNKMGIDVNKVLYMDDLVKGDDAIFAATAVTDCELLRGVQYKGAYALTHSVVMRAKSGTVRFIEGRHSIEKKPTY; this is encoded by the coding sequence ATGGAACGCAGTTTATCAATGGAAGTAGTACGAGTAACAGAAGCAGCAGCGATTGCCTCTGCGAAATGGATGGGACGAGGCGAAAAAGTAGCTGCCGATGATGCAGCTACAACGGCGATGCGTACGATGTTCGATACAATTCCAATGCACGCGACAGTAGTAATTGGGGAAGGCGAAATGGACGAAGCGCCAATGCTTTATATTGGCGAAGAGCTTGGATTACGCAACGGTGGTCCAGAGGTTGACATCGCTGTAGACCCATTAGAGGGTACGAATATTATTGCTAAAGGAGCAAACGGCGCAATGACAGTGTTAGCAATTGCAGACCGCGGTAACTTGCTCAATGCACCAGATATGTATATGGATAAAATTGCTGTTGGCCCCGAGGCTGCGGGTAAAATTGATATTAATGCTTCTGTCACATATAATTTATTACAAGTTGCCAAAGCAAAAAATAAAAATGTCTCCGATGTTGTGGCTACATTACTGGATCGACCACGCCATCAAGCGATTGTCGATGAAATTCGTGAGGCAGGAGCGCGCATTAAGTTTATTCAAGATGGGGATGTAGGCGCAGCAATTAATACAGCATTCGATGAGACAGGTATCGATATTATGTTTGGTATCGGTGGCGCACCAGAAGGCGTCATCTCAGCAGTTGCGTTGAAATGCTTAGGTGGCGATTTCCAAGCGAAACTTGTACCTGAAAATGAAGAACAGTTAGAACGTTGTAATAAAATGGGCATTGATGTGAATAAAGTATTGTATATGGACGATTTGGTAAAAGGTGATGATGCTATTTTTGCAGCAACGGCTGTAACAGACTGTGAGCTTTTACGAGGCGTTCAATACAAAGGAGCATATGCCTTAACACATTCAGTTGTAATGCGTGCTAAATCGGGAACTGTACGATTTATTGAAGGTCGTCACAGCATTGAGAAAAAACCAACGTATTAA
- the rho gene encoding transcription termination factor Rho, giving the protein MTALTIGQLENMTLKELYALARDYKISYYSKLTKKELIFAILKTRSEQEGFFFMEGVLEIVSQEGFGFLRPINYSPSKEDIYISASQIRRFDLRNGDKVSGKVRPPKENERYYGLLQVDAVNGEDPEVAKERVHFPALTPLYPDRQIKLETTSKKLSTRIMDLIAPVGFGQRGLIVAPPKAGKTSLLKEIANAITTNYPEAELIVLLIDERPEEVTDIERSVKADVVSSTFDEVPENHVKVAEIVLERARRLVEHKRDVIILMDSITRLARAYNLVIPPSGRTLSGGIDPAAFHRPKRFFGSARNIEEGGSLTILATALVDTGSRMDEVIYEEFKGTGNLELHLDRALAERRIFPALDIRRSGTRKEELLIPKEQLDKLWAIRKTFSDAPDFAEKFLRKLRTTETNEEFFDKLNEDMKKATNGKGLL; this is encoded by the coding sequence ATGACAGCTCTTACAATTGGGCAATTAGAAAATATGACATTAAAAGAGCTTTACGCTCTTGCACGAGATTATAAAATTTCATATTATAGCAAATTAACAAAAAAAGAATTAATTTTTGCGATTTTAAAAACACGTTCCGAGCAGGAAGGCTTCTTCTTTATGGAAGGGGTACTTGAAATTGTATCGCAGGAAGGCTTTGGATTTTTACGTCCAATCAACTACTCACCTTCTAAAGAAGACATATATATTTCTGCCTCGCAAATTCGACGTTTTGATTTACGTAATGGTGATAAAGTTTCAGGGAAGGTACGTCCACCAAAAGAAAATGAGCGCTATTATGGCTTATTACAGGTAGATGCAGTAAATGGTGAAGACCCTGAAGTTGCAAAAGAGCGAGTGCATTTCCCTGCCTTAACACCACTTTATCCAGACCGTCAAATTAAACTAGAAACAACATCTAAAAAATTATCTACACGTATCATGGATTTAATTGCACCGGTAGGATTTGGCCAGCGCGGTTTAATTGTCGCGCCACCGAAAGCAGGGAAGACATCTTTATTAAAGGAAATTGCAAATGCGATTACGACAAATTACCCTGAGGCAGAGTTAATCGTATTATTAATCGATGAGCGACCTGAAGAGGTAACAGATATTGAGCGTTCCGTAAAAGCGGACGTTGTTTCCTCGACATTCGATGAAGTACCTGAAAATCATGTCAAGGTAGCAGAAATCGTACTAGAGCGTGCGCGTCGTTTAGTAGAGCATAAACGTGATGTAATTATTTTAATGGACTCTATTACTCGTCTAGCGCGCGCTTATAACTTAGTTATTCCACCAAGTGGACGTACATTATCAGGCGGTATTGATCCTGCCGCATTCCATCGCCCAAAACGCTTCTTCGGCTCAGCCCGTAATATTGAAGAGGGTGGAAGTTTAACAATTTTAGCAACAGCTTTAGTTGATACAGGAAGCCGTATGGATGAAGTTATTTATGAGGAGTTTAAAGGTACAGGGAACTTAGAGCTGCATTTAGACCGAGCTTTAGCAGAGCGTCGAATTTTCCCTGCTTTAGATATTCGTCGCTCGGGTACGCGAAAAGAGGAATTGCTTATTCCAAAAGAGCAGCTAGATAAACTATGGGCAATTCGCAAAACATTTAGTGATGCACCAGACTTTGCTGAAAAGTTTTTACGCAAGTTGCGCACAACGGAAACAAACGAAGAATTTTTCGACAAGCTCAATGAGGACATGAAAAAAGCAACGAATGGTAAAGGGTTATTATAG